One region of Salinibacterium sp. TMP30 genomic DNA includes:
- the ybaK gene encoding Cys-tRNA(Pro) deacylase, with translation MALGTPATVALDALGIAFTAHPYDHNPSATEFGLEAATELGINAERVFKTLMAMVDSELVVAVVPVSGKLDLKALAMAVHGKKAVMADPIVAQRRTGYVVGGISPVGQKTAHRTVIDETVELFDTVFVSGGKRGFDIELAPSDLVRATRATIAAVARNSLHL, from the coding sequence ATGGCGCTCGGGACCCCAGCCACAGTTGCGCTTGACGCACTCGGAATCGCGTTCACCGCGCACCCGTACGACCACAACCCCTCTGCCACCGAGTTTGGTCTCGAGGCGGCAACCGAACTAGGAATCAACGCCGAACGAGTATTCAAGACGCTGATGGCGATGGTGGACAGTGAACTCGTCGTTGCCGTTGTTCCTGTCTCAGGAAAGCTCGACCTCAAAGCGCTCGCTATGGCGGTTCACGGCAAGAAAGCGGTTATGGCTGACCCGATCGTGGCTCAACGCCGCACCGGCTATGTTGTGGGAGGTATCAGCCCGGTCGGCCAAAAAACCGCTCACCGCACCGTCATCGATGAAACAGTCGAGCTGTTTGACACCGTGTTTGTCAGCGGCGGAAAGCGCGGATTCGATATCGAGCTCGCCCCCAGCGACCTTGTGCGGGCCACTAGAGCAACGATCGCCGCTGTCGCTCGCAATAGTCTGCATCTGTGA
- a CDS encoding cysteine desulfurase family protein: protein MTIYLDHAATTPMRPAVVEAFAAALPLVGNPSSIHSQGQSAKRMLEEARETVAASLGADSVEVTFTSGGTEAINLAIKGLFWDRNSGAVVRPRILVARAEHHATIDAVEWMREHDGAVLDWIPVDAFGRVDVDYVREALAEDVALVTMLWANNEVGTLQPVSEVSALAAAHGVPVHVDAVSAFGYVPLDFHSSGVAALSVSAHKIGGPVGAGALVIARSASVTPLIHGGSQQRARSGTLDAPGAVAFAAAARAATGGLAESAQRLAGLRDLLIAGVRSAVPDAVLRGDPDARLPGNVHFTFPGCEGDSLLFLLDVAGFSVSTGSACQAGVPEASHVLLAMGLDEPTARGALRISLGESTTADEIALFVQALPRVVEQATAAGYSSRDTVLGHYPGA from the coding sequence GTGACTATCTATCTGGATCATGCGGCCACGACGCCGATGCGTCCTGCCGTGGTTGAGGCATTCGCTGCGGCCCTCCCACTGGTAGGCAACCCTTCGTCGATTCACTCCCAGGGGCAGTCGGCAAAACGCATGCTTGAAGAAGCTCGCGAGACTGTTGCCGCAAGCCTGGGGGCTGATTCCGTTGAGGTCACTTTTACTTCCGGGGGAACTGAGGCGATCAACCTCGCTATCAAGGGGCTGTTTTGGGACCGAAATTCTGGTGCGGTTGTCCGTCCGCGAATCTTGGTAGCGCGAGCCGAACATCACGCCACGATTGATGCAGTGGAGTGGATGCGCGAGCACGATGGAGCAGTGCTCGACTGGATTCCTGTTGATGCTTTCGGCCGCGTCGACGTCGACTACGTTCGCGAAGCGCTCGCGGAGGACGTTGCGCTTGTGACGATGCTCTGGGCCAACAACGAGGTCGGAACCCTTCAGCCAGTTTCTGAGGTTTCGGCGCTCGCTGCAGCTCACGGGGTTCCTGTACATGTGGATGCCGTGTCAGCGTTCGGCTATGTACCGCTCGATTTTCATTCTTCGGGGGTCGCGGCGCTGAGTGTGTCTGCTCACAAGATCGGGGGACCGGTTGGGGCGGGCGCGCTGGTAATTGCGCGTTCGGCGTCGGTGACGCCGCTAATTCACGGTGGCAGTCAGCAGCGTGCGCGTTCGGGAACTTTGGATGCTCCTGGCGCGGTTGCGTTTGCCGCCGCTGCCCGGGCGGCGACAGGGGGCTTGGCGGAGAGCGCTCAACGATTGGCCGGGCTGCGAGACTTGCTGATCGCGGGAGTGCGCTCGGCGGTGCCAGACGCGGTGCTTCGCGGCGATCCCGATGCACGGCTGCCGGGTAATGTGCACTTCACCTTCCCCGGCTGTGAGGGCGATTCGCTGTTGTTCTTGCTTGATGTTGCTGGATTCAGTGTGTCGACGGGTTCGGCCTGCCAAGCGGGGGTGCCTGAGGCCAGTCATGTGTTGCTTGCCATGGGTCTTGATGAGCCGACGGCGCGCGGTGCACTGAGAATTTCGTTAGGGGAGTCGACGACTGCTGACGAAATCGCACTGTTTGTGCAGGCACTGCCACGGGTTGTTGAGCAGGCTACTGCTGCAGGATATTCGAGCCGAGACACTGTTCTGGGTCATTATCCCGGCGCCTAG
- a CDS encoding winged helix-turn-helix domain-containing protein, translated as MNSDELGAWLAAVANPQRMRILAELSGGQKHVSDLARRVGMSRALLYMHLAKLEESGFVAGHHELSDDGKALKFFEVVPFRVTVTPALLARAVTQSAKDLEAEAQHPSNNTHEGK; from the coding sequence GTGAACTCTGACGAACTCGGTGCCTGGTTGGCGGCAGTTGCCAATCCGCAGCGCATGCGAATTCTTGCGGAGCTCTCTGGGGGACAAAAACATGTCAGTGATCTGGCCAGACGAGTCGGGATGTCGCGCGCTCTTTTATATATGCACCTAGCGAAGCTCGAGGAATCGGGTTTTGTCGCTGGCCATCACGAACTGAGCGACGACGGTAAAGCACTCAAGTTTTTCGAAGTCGTGCCCTTTCGCGTGACGGTAACACCAGCGTTGCTCGCCAGAGCAGTGACTCAGTCAGCGAAAGACCTCGAAGCAGAAGCACAACACCCCAGCAACAACACTCACGAAGGAAAATAA
- the mnmA gene encoding tRNA 2-thiouridine(34) synthase MnmA, with protein sequence MKVLAAMSGGVDSAVAAARAVEAGHEVVGVHLALSRQPGTLRTGARGCCTIEDSMDAQRAANIIGIPYYVWDFSERFKLDVVDDFIAEYTAGRTPNPCMRCNERIKFAALLEKAVALGFDAVATGHYANIVDDEQGNRELHRAAAWAKDQSYVLGVLTTEQLAHSMFPLGATPSKDEIRAEAAERGLSVANKPDSHDICFIPDGNTRGWLADKVGAEQGEILDRSGDVLGKHEGALAFTIGQRKGLNVGYPTDDGKPRFVLEIRPKTNQVVVGPREALALAEIAGTTFSWAGLDPLASGFISEPGESFECHVQVRAHSDPMPAVARVDAAALDAEGIETGPELVVTPHEPLNGVSPGQTAVLYVGTRVLGQCTIARTVSAVPAQV encoded by the coding sequence ATGAAGGTTTTAGCGGCAATGAGTGGCGGAGTGGACTCCGCGGTAGCTGCCGCGCGGGCAGTTGAGGCAGGGCACGAAGTCGTCGGAGTGCATTTGGCGCTCAGTAGACAGCCCGGCACCCTGCGCACGGGCGCCCGCGGTTGTTGCACCATTGAAGATTCTATGGATGCGCAGCGGGCGGCCAACATCATCGGCATCCCCTACTACGTGTGGGACTTTTCTGAGAGATTCAAGCTCGATGTTGTGGATGATTTCATCGCCGAGTACACGGCCGGACGCACACCTAACCCCTGTATGCGCTGCAATGAGCGCATCAAGTTTGCGGCCCTTCTCGAGAAAGCTGTTGCTCTGGGCTTCGATGCGGTTGCTACCGGCCACTACGCCAACATTGTTGACGATGAGCAGGGCAATCGCGAACTGCACCGAGCAGCAGCGTGGGCGAAAGACCAGTCGTATGTTTTGGGCGTGCTCACTACCGAACAGCTTGCCCACAGCATGTTCCCCCTAGGCGCGACGCCGTCGAAGGACGAAATCCGCGCAGAAGCAGCCGAACGTGGTTTGTCGGTAGCAAACAAGCCAGATTCCCACGACATCTGCTTTATCCCCGATGGCAACACTCGCGGATGGCTCGCCGATAAAGTCGGCGCTGAGCAGGGTGAGATTCTTGACCGCTCCGGAGACGTGCTCGGCAAGCACGAGGGTGCCCTCGCCTTCACGATTGGTCAGCGCAAAGGCCTGAATGTCGGGTATCCGACGGATGACGGCAAGCCCCGATTTGTGTTGGAGATTCGCCCCAAGACCAACCAGGTTGTTGTTGGGCCACGCGAAGCGCTCGCATTGGCAGAAATTGCAGGCACCACGTTCTCGTGGGCAGGCCTCGATCCTCTCGCATCGGGATTCATTTCAGAACCGGGCGAAAGTTTTGAGTGCCATGTTCAAGTGCGCGCCCACTCTGACCCGATGCCCGCGGTTGCGCGAGTGGACGCTGCAGCCTTAGACGCCGAGGGCATCGAGACGGGCCCCGAGCTTGTGGTGACTCCCCACGAACCGCTCAATGGCGTGTCGCCCGGCCAAACTGCCGTGCTCTACGTTGGCACGAGGGTTCTCGGGCAGTGCACGATTGCGCGCACCGTTTCCGCGGTTCCCGCACAGGTGTAG
- the ligA gene encoding NAD-dependent DNA ligase LigA, whose amino-acid sequence MANNTEKSGSTSESDDQVAATTDPTLAVAHDEVDKLTTRILELRDAYYVRDEVLVDDAEYDELISQLEQLEREHPELQSQDSPTLRVGGRAATLFDPVEHGERMLSLDNVFSLEEFAEWTAKVQRDSARHIDFLCELKIDGLAINLRYIDGVLVSAATRGDGRVGEDVTENVVRVEGIPKRLQGNGHPPIVEVRGEVFIPLELFRELNAEQTRIGEKVFANPRNAAAGSLRQKSEGKSEEKLAHMRRRLSSLRMLVHGIGAWDGTRAEHKPIRSQSEIYGELAKWGLPTSTHFRVVDSGEKAADFIRYYGEHRDSVEHEIDGIVVKVDELALHEELGATSRAPRWAIAYKYPPEQVNTKLLDIVVGIGRTGRATPYAVMEPAHVAGSVVRQATLHNQDVVKRKGILIGDTVVLRKAGDVIPEILGPVEELRDGTESAFEMPKNCPECGTPLRPMKEGDIDLRCPNARSCPAQVRGRIEHAGSRGGFDIEVLGEVVARALTQPRYPEVPPLINEAALFDLTVEDIFPIVVAVRDSETGKVVTNDDGSERLITPFRRVRKVSGASADPAFDANVKEFAGDDDAVPSTNAMKLIANLQEAKIKPLWRLVVSLSIRHVGPVAARALADYFGSLDAIRSATREQLAAVDGVGEIIADSVADWFEIDWHQEIVARWAASGVRWSTPGHPGPGAAQSNEGPLAGLTIVATGSLDGFTREGAQEAIIAAGAKAASSVSKKTDYVAAGPGAGSKLTRAEELGIRILDAAQFARLLNEGPSALDD is encoded by the coding sequence GTGGCCAACAACACCGAGAAATCCGGTTCAACGAGCGAATCTGACGACCAGGTCGCCGCGACTACTGATCCCACTTTGGCGGTAGCGCACGATGAAGTCGACAAGCTAACAACACGCATCCTTGAGCTCCGGGATGCCTACTACGTTCGCGATGAAGTTCTTGTAGACGATGCCGAATACGACGAGCTGATTAGCCAGCTCGAGCAACTCGAGCGCGAGCATCCAGAACTACAAAGCCAAGACAGCCCCACGCTGCGCGTTGGGGGCCGGGCGGCGACACTCTTTGACCCTGTGGAACATGGTGAGCGCATGCTCAGTCTCGACAACGTGTTTTCGCTTGAGGAGTTCGCTGAGTGGACCGCGAAGGTCCAGCGGGACTCTGCACGGCACATTGATTTCTTGTGTGAGCTCAAGATCGATGGTCTCGCGATTAACCTTCGCTACATCGATGGTGTGCTCGTGAGTGCTGCTACCCGGGGTGATGGTCGAGTCGGAGAAGACGTAACGGAGAACGTTGTGCGCGTTGAGGGGATCCCGAAGCGATTGCAGGGCAACGGTCATCCACCCATTGTCGAAGTTCGAGGTGAGGTCTTCATTCCTCTGGAACTATTCCGCGAGCTCAACGCTGAACAGACCCGCATTGGTGAGAAAGTTTTCGCAAACCCTCGCAATGCTGCTGCAGGATCACTTCGCCAAAAATCCGAAGGCAAGTCTGAAGAAAAGCTTGCACACATGCGTCGCCGATTGTCATCGCTGCGGATGCTCGTGCACGGTATTGGGGCGTGGGATGGCACGCGCGCCGAACACAAGCCCATTCGCAGCCAAAGCGAAATCTATGGCGAGCTGGCTAAGTGGGGCCTGCCAACAAGCACGCACTTTCGGGTCGTTGACTCCGGTGAGAAGGCCGCAGACTTTATTCGCTATTACGGGGAGCACCGCGACAGCGTTGAGCATGAGATTGACGGCATCGTTGTAAAAGTCGACGAGCTGGCATTGCACGAGGAACTCGGTGCCACGTCGCGGGCCCCTCGCTGGGCGATTGCTTATAAGTACCCACCAGAGCAGGTCAACACCAAGCTCCTCGACATTGTGGTCGGCATCGGGCGCACGGGGCGGGCCACCCCTTACGCCGTCATGGAGCCGGCACACGTCGCCGGATCCGTCGTTCGCCAAGCCACCCTGCACAATCAGGATGTCGTCAAGCGCAAAGGCATCTTGATCGGCGACACCGTTGTGTTGCGAAAAGCGGGCGATGTGATCCCCGAGATTCTCGGGCCGGTGGAAGAACTGCGTGACGGTACCGAATCCGCGTTCGAGATGCCGAAGAACTGTCCAGAGTGTGGAACGCCCCTACGCCCCATGAAAGAGGGCGATATTGATTTGCGGTGCCCGAACGCGCGAAGTTGCCCCGCGCAGGTCCGCGGACGTATCGAGCACGCTGGCAGTAGGGGTGGCTTCGATATCGAAGTGCTCGGTGAGGTTGTCGCGCGCGCGCTGACACAGCCTCGGTACCCAGAAGTACCGCCCCTCATCAACGAAGCAGCACTGTTTGATCTCACCGTCGAGGACATTTTTCCGATTGTTGTCGCTGTCCGTGACTCGGAGACTGGCAAAGTCGTTACTAATGACGATGGTAGTGAACGGTTGATTACCCCTTTTAGGCGCGTGCGTAAGGTCAGTGGTGCCAGTGCGGACCCCGCGTTCGATGCCAATGTTAAAGAATTCGCTGGCGACGACGACGCTGTTCCGTCGACTAACGCGATGAAGCTCATCGCCAACCTGCAAGAAGCGAAGATCAAGCCACTGTGGCGACTTGTGGTGAGCCTCAGCATCCGCCACGTTGGCCCGGTTGCAGCCCGCGCCCTCGCCGACTACTTCGGTTCTCTTGACGCCATTCGTTCCGCGACTCGTGAGCAACTCGCTGCCGTCGACGGTGTTGGCGAAATTATTGCCGACTCGGTTGCTGACTGGTTCGAAATTGACTGGCACCAAGAGATCGTTGCTCGCTGGGCAGCATCGGGCGTTCGCTGGTCGACACCCGGTCATCCTGGTCCCGGAGCGGCGCAGTCAAACGAGGGTCCGCTGGCAGGGCTTACGATCGTCGCCACCGGCAGTCTCGACGGCTTCACCCGCGAGGGTGCACAAGAAGCAATTATCGCCGCGGGGGCGAAAGCAGCGTCTAGTGTCAGCAAAAAGACTGATTATGTGGCTGCGGGGCCCGGAGCAGGATCTAAGCTGACGAGAGCGGAAGAACTGGGGATTCGAATTCTTGATGCAGCACAATTCGCTAGGCTCCTCAACGAGGGTCCCTCGGCTCTAGACGACTAG
- a CDS encoding IS481 family transposase: protein MTHSNAPFAPQGRLRLARLIVEDGWSSRRAAERFQCSPATAAKWAARFRAGQPMTDRSSRPRYSPARTPIRIERRIIALRFTRRWGPHRIGYHLHLNRSTVERVLARYRMPRLAWLDQATGLPVRRPRPVRYEKAIAGELVHVDIKKQGRIPDGGGHRMLGRAVGRPNKGHHGGRGYSFLHHAVDDHSRLAYSEILTDEKKETAAGFWIRANKFFAAAGITVTAVMTDNGACYRSQHFAAALGEITHVRTRPYRPQTNGKVERFNRTLATEWAYAATYLSDEARAAEYPIWLHHYNFHRPHTGIGGQTPSDRVHNLSGNYS from the coding sequence GTGACTCACAGTAATGCTCCCTTTGCCCCGCAAGGACGCCTTCGTCTTGCGCGGCTGATCGTCGAGGACGGTTGGTCGTCCCGACGCGCCGCGGAACGATTCCAGTGCTCGCCAGCGACGGCAGCAAAGTGGGCTGCCCGTTTCCGGGCTGGCCAGCCGATGACGGACCGATCCTCACGGCCGAGATACTCACCCGCTCGCACCCCGATTCGCATCGAGCGACGCATCATTGCCCTCCGGTTCACTCGTCGCTGGGGACCACACCGGATCGGCTATCACCTGCATCTGAATCGATCGACGGTGGAACGGGTGTTGGCCCGATATCGGATGCCGAGGTTGGCGTGGCTGGACCAAGCGACCGGGCTTCCTGTTCGGCGGCCGAGGCCGGTCCGCTACGAGAAGGCCATCGCGGGAGAGCTGGTACATGTCGATATTAAGAAACAGGGCCGCATCCCAGACGGTGGCGGTCACCGGATGCTCGGCCGCGCGGTCGGCCGTCCCAACAAGGGACACCACGGCGGCCGCGGTTATTCGTTCCTGCACCATGCCGTCGACGACCACTCCAGGCTTGCCTACTCTGAGATCCTTACCGACGAGAAGAAGGAGACCGCAGCAGGTTTCTGGATCCGCGCCAACAAGTTTTTCGCCGCGGCGGGCATCACTGTCACCGCCGTGATGACCGACAATGGCGCCTGTTACCGGTCACAACACTTCGCGGCTGCTCTCGGCGAGATCACACACGTTCGCACGCGTCCCTACCGGCCGCAAACCAACGGAAAAGTTGAACGATTCAACCGAACACTCGCCACGGAATGGGCCTACGCCGCTACCTACCTCAGCGACGAAGCTAGAGCCGCTGAATATCCGATCTGGCTCCACCACTACAATTTTCACAGACCCCACACCGGCATCGGCGGCCAAACACCATCAGACCGCGTCCACAACCTCAGTGGGAACTACAGCTAG
- a CDS encoding alpha/beta hydrolase yields MLIEIAVVIATSVVGLPATEAAAMPSAAFHSVVTSDAPPSFAGPVLEPAAGVFGVSSSGAASFGAQTLSTLARIPAGNISQYFASRPAAVEQILAEQPPAQEVALWWGDLDAGRQTALETASPRLVGNLEGVPYAIRDTSNRTMLSHTISELTSLMNSDAGRAVQQTAHQQLNMLSSISQSLINEGIEPERTLVTLDVSGQGRAAIVLGDLNDADYVSFLVPGMFFTIEGQMSYWVDAANELYYQQQMWLDHFESGSVFVRNQSVATVAWIGYDTPNLTNVGAIDKADQGKDTLAGAILGLQAERGTDQPYISVVAHSYGSTAAMMALSEYDFDIDALALVGSPGSPAESVADLNVRDGNVFVGEAAWDPIPNSSYFGPDPGAESFGAKSLGVSGGFDMIMKEPLTGSVGHNEYFTPGSEAMRNFALLCIGRSDLIIPEGAPLVQRAFATSQHSQG; encoded by the coding sequence TTGCTGATAGAAATCGCAGTTGTCATAGCCACCTCGGTTGTCGGCTTGCCCGCGACCGAGGCCGCCGCTATGCCCTCTGCAGCGTTTCACTCAGTTGTGACAAGCGATGCACCGCCCAGTTTCGCGGGCCCTGTCCTTGAGCCAGCCGCTGGTGTATTCGGTGTCTCAAGTTCTGGCGCCGCCTCGTTTGGGGCGCAAACGCTTTCGACCCTCGCCCGCATTCCTGCCGGCAACATCTCGCAATACTTCGCGTCTCGCCCAGCAGCGGTTGAACAGATTCTCGCCGAACAGCCTCCGGCCCAAGAGGTCGCACTATGGTGGGGAGACCTTGATGCGGGTCGTCAAACTGCACTAGAAACTGCCTCGCCTCGGTTGGTCGGCAACCTTGAGGGCGTTCCTTACGCAATTCGCGATACCAGCAACCGCACGATGCTCAGCCACACCATCTCTGAACTAACCAGCCTGATGAACTCGGATGCCGGCCGGGCCGTTCAACAGACCGCCCACCAGCAACTCAACATGCTGTCGTCAATTTCGCAGTCACTAATCAACGAGGGCATTGAGCCAGAACGAACGCTCGTGACACTCGACGTCTCTGGTCAGGGGCGTGCTGCGATCGTCTTGGGAGACCTCAACGACGCCGACTATGTGAGCTTCTTGGTGCCCGGGATGTTCTTCACCATTGAAGGCCAGATGTCGTACTGGGTAGATGCTGCGAATGAGCTCTACTACCAGCAGCAGATGTGGCTCGACCACTTTGAATCTGGGTCCGTCTTTGTTCGCAACCAATCGGTCGCAACGGTTGCGTGGATCGGCTACGACACACCCAACCTGACCAATGTTGGGGCTATCGATAAAGCTGATCAGGGGAAGGATACTCTCGCGGGAGCCATCCTTGGGCTCCAGGCCGAGCGCGGCACCGACCAACCGTATATTTCTGTGGTTGCTCATTCCTACGGATCAACCGCTGCGATGATGGCGTTGTCCGAGTACGACTTCGACATTGATGCCCTAGCTCTTGTTGGGTCTCCCGGCAGCCCCGCGGAGTCGGTTGCTGACCTGAACGTGCGCGACGGCAACGTATTCGTGGGAGAAGCCGCGTGGGATCCGATCCCCAATAGCTCATATTTTGGCCCCGACCCGGGAGCGGAATCTTTTGGCGCCAAGTCGCTGGGCGTGAGTGGCGGTTTCGACATGATTATGAAGGAGCCTTTGACCGGCTCGGTTGGCCACAACGAGTACTTCACCCCCGGAAGCGAGGCTATGCGCAACTTTGCGTTGCTGTGCATCGGTCGAAGCGATCTCATCATCCCCGAGGGTGCGCCGCTTGTACAACGCGCGTTTGCAACATCCCAGCACAGTCAAGGCTGA
- the gatC gene encoding Asp-tRNA(Asn)/Glu-tRNA(Gln) amidotransferase subunit GatC yields the protein MTDTNPGAITSEVVTHLASLARIALTADEIEKLTGELGAIVDSVAKVSEVATDDVPATSHPIPLSNVFRPDIPGVTLTTEQALAGAPEHDGSRFAVSAILGEEQ from the coding sequence ATGACTGACACCAATCCCGGTGCGATCACTAGCGAGGTCGTCACGCACCTCGCATCGCTCGCCCGCATCGCCCTCACCGCTGACGAAATCGAGAAGCTCACAGGTGAACTCGGTGCGATCGTCGACTCAGTTGCCAAGGTGAGCGAAGTCGCTACCGATGACGTTCCAGCGACGAGCCACCCGATTCCGCTCAGCAACGTGTTCCGACCTGATATTCCCGGCGTCACCCTCACCACTGAGCAGGCACTCGCCGGAGCACCCGAGCACGATGGTTCACGTTTTGCCGTCAGCGCGATTCTGGGGGAAGAGCAGTAA
- the gatA gene encoding Asp-tRNA(Asn)/Glu-tRNA(Gln) amidotransferase subunit GatA gives MAENNELTRMSASELSGRLSSGEVSSVEATQAHLARILAVDGQVNAFLHVSANAIANATRIDERRAAGEQLGPLAGVPIAVKDVLCTIDMPTTAGSKILEGWIPPYDATPVAKLRAAGLVPLGKTNMDEFAMGSSTEHSAYGPTKNPWDLGRIPGGSGGGSAAAVSAFEAPLALGSDTGGSIRQPASVTGSVGVKPTYGGVSRYGAIALASSLDQVGPVSRTVLDAALLHDVIGGHDPRDSTSLNEQWPSFAAAARSGSAAESLKGTRIGVIKQLDSPGFQAGVSQRFHEALQLLTDFGAEIVEVDAPHFEYAVAAYYLILPAEASSNLAKFDSVRFGLRVTPDGGGTVEDVMAATREAGFGPEVKRRIILGTYALSAGYYDAYYGSAQKVRTLIQRDFAAAFEKADVLVSPSAPTTAFKFGEKLDDPMAMYLNDVTTIPANLAGVPGMGLPMGLAPEDGLPTGFQIMAPARGDARLYELGATLERLLEQQWGHTLPSQAPSLG, from the coding sequence ATGGCAGAGAACAACGAACTCACCCGCATGTCGGCATCCGAGTTGTCTGGTCGGCTTAGTTCGGGTGAAGTGTCATCCGTTGAGGCCACTCAGGCACACCTCGCCCGGATTTTGGCTGTCGATGGCCAGGTCAACGCGTTCCTTCACGTATCAGCGAATGCGATCGCCAACGCCACGCGGATCGATGAACGGCGCGCTGCTGGCGAGCAGCTTGGTCCGCTAGCTGGTGTGCCCATCGCGGTTAAAGATGTGCTGTGCACGATCGATATGCCGACGACCGCCGGTTCCAAGATACTTGAGGGCTGGATTCCCCCCTACGACGCAACCCCCGTCGCAAAATTGCGTGCGGCCGGTTTGGTTCCGCTCGGTAAGACGAACATGGACGAATTCGCCATGGGCTCGTCAACAGAACATTCGGCGTATGGCCCCACCAAGAATCCGTGGGATCTTGGCCGTATTCCTGGTGGCTCAGGCGGCGGTTCTGCCGCTGCGGTTTCCGCGTTTGAAGCTCCGCTCGCTCTCGGATCTGACACTGGTGGATCGATCCGCCAGCCGGCATCCGTCACAGGTTCAGTCGGAGTGAAACCCACCTATGGCGGAGTTTCTCGCTATGGTGCGATCGCACTCGCGTCGTCGCTTGACCAGGTTGGCCCGGTTTCGCGCACAGTTCTCGACGCAGCCCTGCTGCACGACGTCATTGGTGGGCACGATCCTCGCGACTCCACCTCGCTTAACGAACAATGGCCATCGTTTGCGGCGGCTGCTCGATCGGGCTCTGCTGCTGAGAGCCTCAAGGGCACCCGCATTGGTGTCATCAAGCAGCTCGACAGTCCCGGCTTCCAGGCCGGTGTCTCGCAGCGTTTCCATGAGGCGCTTCAGTTGCTCACCGACTTCGGTGCCGAAATTGTTGAAGTGGATGCTCCGCACTTCGAATACGCCGTAGCCGCGTACTACCTCATCCTGCCGGCGGAAGCCTCGAGTAACCTCGCCAAGTTCGACTCCGTTCGTTTCGGACTGCGAGTCACACCTGACGGCGGCGGCACGGTCGAAGATGTCATGGCGGCAACCCGCGAGGCTGGATTCGGCCCCGAAGTGAAGCGACGCATCATCCTCGGAACCTATGCCCTCAGCGCTGGTTACTACGACGCGTATTACGGCAGTGCTCAGAAGGTGCGCACGCTTATCCAGCGCGACTTCGCTGCCGCGTTCGAGAAGGCAGACGTGCTGGTCTCGCCGTCGGCGCCGACTACGGCGTTCAAGTTTGGCGAGAAGCTCGACGATCCCATGGCGATGTACCTGAACGATGTCACCACAATTCCGGCGAACCTTGCCGGGGTGCCCGGTATGGGGCTGCCGATGGGGCTTGCTCCAGAAGACGGTTTGCCGACGGGGTTCCAGATCATGGCTCCCGCGCGTGGCGACGCTCGACTCTACGAGCTGGGTGCCACATTGGAGCGTTTGCTCGAGCAGCAGTGGGGTCACACTCTTCCCAGCCAGGCACCGTCGCTCGGCTAG
- a CDS encoding CGNR zinc finger domain-containing protein, translating into MHFAPDTVESLEFAVALGNSDVFASRSGFDELSTSDDVYALITRFRYTGRIDRDDTELAEVRLVRDRIRGVWKLTRDNAASEINAMLAEANALPFLARHDDIDWHLHANSPDAPLAERIQAEVGLALVDVVRSDSMWRLRRCEAPNCEGLMADFSRNGSRRFCSIRCGNRMNQIAYRERQSADEH; encoded by the coding sequence TTGCATTTTGCCCCTGACACCGTCGAGTCGCTGGAGTTCGCCGTTGCTCTCGGAAATAGCGACGTTTTCGCGAGCCGAAGCGGGTTCGACGAACTCTCGACCAGTGACGACGTTTACGCCCTCATCACACGATTTCGCTACACCGGACGCATCGACCGAGACGACACCGAACTCGCCGAAGTTCGACTCGTGCGAGATCGGATTCGTGGTGTCTGGAAGCTCACTCGAGACAACGCAGCAAGTGAGATCAACGCGATGCTCGCCGAGGCCAACGCATTGCCATTCCTCGCACGCCATGACGACATCGACTGGCACCTGCATGCCAACTCCCCCGACGCACCGCTCGCCGAACGCATTCAAGCCGAAGTCGGACTCGCACTCGTCGACGTCGTACGATCAGACTCCATGTGGCGACTGCGCCGCTGCGAAGCCCCCAACTGCGAAGGGCTCATGGCGGACTTCTCCCGAAACGGATCACGCAGATTCTGCAGCATCCGGTGTGGGAACCGGATGAACCAAATCGCGTACCGAGAACGCCAGAGCGCCGACGAGCACTAA